In one window of Flavobacterium ginsengisoli DNA:
- a CDS encoding aldo/keto reductase has translation MKQIKLGNQGLVIPPIGLGCMGMTGFEEGNMYGLADEKEAIQTIHRSLELGGNFLDTADLYGPLKNEQLIAKAIGKERDKYIIATKFGWEIDDSGKVTWAINGSKKYIKKAVERSLKNLNTDYIDLYYMHRLDKNTPIEETVDTMSDLVKEGKVKYIGLSEVSSETIKKAHQVHPITAVQSEYSLFERTVEERGILKTLEELEIGFVAYSPLGRGFLSGQIRSIDDLPENDFRRAIPRFQENYFHKNIELVKAVEKMAEEKNVNSSQLALAWIISKGIVPIPGTKRRKYLEQNIGSTAIELSRNDLLKLESIVPLGTDTGAPYDEFSMGLLD, from the coding sequence ATGAAACAGATTAAATTAGGAAATCAAGGATTAGTTATTCCGCCAATTGGTTTGGGGTGTATGGGAATGACAGGTTTTGAAGAAGGAAATATGTACGGTCTTGCAGACGAAAAAGAAGCGATTCAAACGATTCATCGTTCGCTTGAATTGGGTGGTAATTTTTTGGATACAGCAGATTTGTATGGTCCTTTAAAAAACGAACAGCTTATAGCTAAAGCGATCGGAAAAGAACGTGATAAATATATAATAGCTACAAAATTTGGCTGGGAAATAGATGATAGCGGAAAAGTAACTTGGGCCATAAACGGAAGCAAAAAGTATATCAAAAAGGCAGTAGAACGTTCACTTAAAAATCTAAATACAGATTATATCGATTTGTATTACATGCATCGTTTAGACAAAAACACTCCTATAGAAGAAACTGTCGACACGATGAGTGATCTTGTTAAAGAAGGTAAGGTAAAATATATTGGACTATCTGAAGTATCTTCTGAAACCATTAAAAAAGCACATCAAGTTCATCCCATAACAGCTGTGCAAAGTGAGTATTCTTTATTTGAAAGAACCGTAGAAGAAAGAGGAATCTTAAAAACATTAGAAGAATTAGAAATAGGTTTTGTAGCTTATTCGCCTTTGGGGCGCGGGTTTTTATCTGGGCAGATTCGTTCTATTGATGATCTTCCTGAAAATGATTTCCGCAGAGCTATTCCTCGTTTTCAGGAAAACTATTTCCATAAAAATATTGAATTGGTAAAAGCGGTTGAAAAAATGGCTGAAGAAAAAAATGTCAATTCATCTCAACTGGCTTTAGCATGGATTATCAGTAAAGGAATTGTACCTATTCCTGGAACTAAACGCAGAAAGTATCTTGAACAAAATATTGGCTCTACTGCTATAGAATTGAGCCGAAACGATCTTTTAAAATTAGAAAGTATTGTACCTTTGGGAACAGATACTGGGGCTCCGTATGATGAGTTCAGTATGGGACTTCTTGACTAA
- a CDS encoding arylsulfatase, whose translation MKKNALAVLLTGLTLLVLSDIEAQTKKKPNIIMVISDDTGWGDLGVYGGGVGRGMPTPNLDRMAKEGMQFWSFYGQPSCTPGRVAMLTGRIPNRSGMTTVAFQGQGGGLPKEEWTLASVLKKANYKTYFSGKWHLGEADYSMPIAHGFDKMQNVVLYHLNAYTYAFQSWNPEMSPEMLDLFKKVTTGILEGEAGGKAREVSKVTEENIAELDMMMVENNLKQLDEYGKSKDPFFMCINFAKNHQPNLPSKQFVGKSPGKSKYSDAVVEMDYNVGRIMDKIRSLGIAENTIVIYTVDNGAWQDVHPDSGYTPFRGTKGTDREGGSRVPAIAWWPGQIEAGSQSHDIVGGLDLMATFASLAGVELPKKDRAGADMVFDSYDMSNVLFKKGTPLRDRWFYFTEAELSPGAVRIGKFKAVFNTRGDNGAIAGSDAPGQQLGWRGDETYVATVPAIYNLWQDPQERYDLFMNSWTEKTWTAIIFNQAIADLMKTYAQIPPRAPQSETFTGEMQIERYRTIEQVKKMMNEKKVSLPPLSVDSKQ comes from the coding sequence ATGAAGAAAAATGCTCTAGCAGTACTTTTAACAGGCTTAACTTTATTGGTACTTTCTGATATAGAAGCTCAAACTAAAAAGAAACCCAATATCATAATGGTAATCTCAGACGACACGGGTTGGGGAGATTTAGGAGTTTATGGAGGAGGAGTTGGTCGCGGTATGCCAACACCAAATCTTGATAGAATGGCAAAAGAAGGCATGCAATTTTGGTCATTTTATGGACAGCCAAGCTGTACTCCAGGAAGAGTCGCTATGCTTACAGGGCGTATCCCGAATCGTAGCGGTATGACTACTGTTGCTTTTCAGGGGCAAGGAGGCGGATTACCGAAAGAAGAATGGACATTGGCTTCTGTGCTAAAAAAAGCCAATTATAAAACCTATTTTTCTGGAAAATGGCATCTAGGAGAAGCAGATTATTCTATGCCCATAGCACACGGTTTTGATAAAATGCAGAATGTGGTGCTGTATCATTTGAATGCTTATACTTATGCTTTTCAGTCTTGGAATCCAGAGATGTCTCCAGAGATGCTAGATCTTTTCAAAAAAGTAACGACTGGAATACTCGAAGGTGAAGCAGGCGGCAAAGCTCGTGAAGTTAGTAAAGTTACAGAAGAGAATATTGCTGAGCTAGATATGATGATGGTCGAGAACAATCTGAAACAGCTTGATGAATATGGAAAAAGCAAAGACCCGTTCTTTATGTGTATTAATTTTGCTAAAAATCATCAGCCAAACCTTCCTTCAAAACAATTTGTTGGAAAATCACCAGGAAAAAGTAAATACTCTGATGCTGTAGTAGAGATGGATTACAATGTAGGCCGTATTATGGATAAGATTCGTTCTTTAGGTATTGCCGAGAATACTATCGTTATTTATACAGTAGATAATGGTGCTTGGCAAGATGTACATCCTGATTCTGGATATACTCCGTTTAGAGGTACCAAAGGAACTGATAGAGAAGGCGGTAGCCGTGTGCCTGCAATTGCTTGGTGGCCAGGACAAATTGAAGCAGGAAGTCAAAGCCACGATATTGTAGGAGGACTAGACCTTATGGCAACATTTGCCAGCCTTGCAGGAGTTGAACTTCCTAAAAAAGATAGAGCAGGTGCTGATATGGTATTTGACAGTTACGATATGTCTAATGTATTGTTTAAAAAAGGAACGCCGCTTCGCGACAGATGGTTCTATTTTACAGAAGCAGAACTTTCTCCAGGTGCGGTTCGTATTGGTAAATTTAAAGCGGTATTTAATACTCGAGGAGATAATGGCGCTATTGCAGGTAGTGATGCACCAGGACAACAGTTAGGATGGAGAGGCGACGAAACTTACGTAGCTACTGTACCAGCCATTTACAATTTGTGGCAGGATCCGCAGGAACGTTATGATTTGTTTATGAACAGCTGGACAGAAAAAACTTGGACAGCCATAATTTTTAATCAGGCTATTGCCGACTTGATGAAAACGTATGCGCAAATACCGCCAAGAGCTCCGCAGAGTGAAACATTTACAGGCGAGATGCAGATAGAACGCTATAGAACTATTGAACAGGTGAAAAAAATGATGAATGAAAAGAAAGTTAGTCTCCCTCCTTTGAGTGTTGATTCTAAACAATAA